In Fusarium musae strain F31 chromosome 7, whole genome shotgun sequence, a single window of DNA contains:
- the TIM9 gene encoding protein transporter tim9 (BUSCO:EOG09265L8N): MDMLSAAEQRTLEQRMQKRQVKEFMGAFGGLVEHCFMSCVDDFTSKAISTRESGCINRCVQKWMASQQRISDRFQEHNAQLTAQMNK, translated from the exons ATGGATAT GCTTTCCGCAGCTGAGCAGCGCACTCTTGAGCAGCGCATGCAGAAGCGCCAGGTCAAGGAGTTTATGGGC GCATTCGGTGGCCTTGTTGAGCACTGCTTCATGTCCTGTGTCGACGACTTCACCTCAAAGGCCATCTCAACCCGAGAAAGTGGCTGTATCAACCGCTGCGTTCAGAAGTGGatggcttctcaacagcGCATCAGCGACCGCTTCCAAGAGCACAATGCCCAGCTCACAGCCCAGATGAACAAATAA
- the GPI10 gene encoding glycosylphosphatidylinositol anchor biosynthesis (EggNog:ENOG41~CAZy:GT22~BUSCO:EOG09260UJK), whose amino-acid sequence MSSATVSRKVLDEARNKRNRSVFLRDIIVIRLINAWWIATFFQPDEFFQSLEPAWDLAFGSRSGAWLTWEWKHQLRTSLHPALFAGSYLIADFISSHILPIGILRAAILVAAPKALQAVIAGLGDWYTWQLAVSIYGANSNVSFFALFLQLFSPWQWYCSTRTFSNSLEMTLTVMALYYWPWELVSAVQTTKENPKSTPVLRSLRSLRASLCLAALAVVLRPTNVLIWATIVFFTLTRISLQGSSPITISTVFALVREAILCGSLILAISIASDRLYFGFWTFPAYNFLNFNLSKSLAVFYGRNPWHYYILQGLPLICTTSLPFAIVALYKPSAFASSTSQSNALKTLAYTVFTTIGALSLISHKEVRFIYPLLPALSILSAPVTASFFTFQPDATTNNPRPRPEIRNKHYLVAALGVNVFLAGYLSFFHQPAPLNVLSYLRHEYERIHPDSVQLAQTSRFSVGPEKDEELFALFLMPCHSTPWRSHLVYPGLRAYALTCEPPLHTEPNTPERENYRDEADRFYDNPIPFLTSELFGPEKPLAVPRYIVGFDGIEPWLQDFVKTPEAQALGLTQVRPVWKGFNGLFNEDWRRAGKMIVWDTGIYDNAPPVKEL is encoded by the exons ATGTCGTCCGCAACAGTTTCAAGAAAAGTGTTGGATGAGGCTCGGAATAAGAGGAATCGTTCTGTTTTCCTGCGTGATATCATTGTCATTCGGCTCATCAATGCTTGGTGGATAGCTACCTTTTTCCAGCCAGATGAGTTCTTCCAATCTCTTGAGCCAGCTTGGGATTTGGCCTTTGGCTCTAGGAGCGGTGCATGGTTAACTTGG GAATGGAAACATCAACTCAGAACCTCTCTTCACCCAGCTCTCTTTGCCGGGTCCTATCTCATCGCAGACTTCATCTCCAGCCACATCCTCCCTATAGGCATCCTCCGCGCTGCCATCCTCGTCGCAGCCCCGAAAGCCCTTCAAGCCGTCATTGCTGGTCTTGGCGACTGGTACACCTGGCAACTCGCCGTGTCTATCTATGGAGCCAACAGCAATGTCTCCTTCTTTGCA CTCTTCCTTCAACTCTTCAGCCCCTGGCAATGGTACTGTTCTACACGTACCTTTTCCAACTCTCTTGAGATGACTCTCACTGTGATGGCGTTGTACTACTGGCCCTGGGAACTTGTCAGTGCTGTGCAGACAACAAAGGAGAATCCCAAATCCACACCTGTTCTCAGGAGTCTCAGGTCGCTTCGTGCATCTCTGTGCCTGGCAGCATTGGCCGTTGTTCTTCGACCGACCAATGTTCTCATCTGGGCGACCATTGTATTCTTCACTCTCACCCGGATCTCACTACAAGGCTCTTCACCGATTACAATTTCGACTGTATTTGCATTGGTTCGCGAGGCAATTCTCTGCGGTTCCCTAATCTTGGCCATATCCATCGCATCAGATCGTCTATACTTTGGCTTCTGGACATTCCCTGCGTACAacttcctcaacttcaacctctcCAAATCTCTTGCCGTGTTCTATGGCCGCAATCCATGGCATTACTACATTCTCCAGGGTCTCCCTCTTATCTGCACCACCAGTCTTCCTTTTGCAATTGTGGCTCTGTATAAGCCGAGTGCATTTGCCTCATCAACGAGCCAGTCCAATGCACTCAAGACACTCGCATATACCGTCTTCACAACTATCGGTGCGCTTTCACTCATCTCTCATAAGGAGGTTCGCTTCATCTATCCTCTTCTCCCAGCACTCAGCATCCTCTCCGCTCCCGTTACCGCCTCATTCTTCACTTTCCAGCCAGATGCTACCACCAACAACCCCCGTCCTCGGCCTGAAATCCGCAATAAGCACTACCTCGTGGCTGCACTGGGCGTCAACGTCTTTCTCGCCGGATATCTATCCTTCTTCCACCAACCAGCCCCCCTCAATGTTCTTTCATATCTCCGTCATGAATACGAACGCATCCACCCAGACTCAGTTCAACTCGCCCAGACTTCTCGCTTCTCTGTTGGACCTGAGAAAGACGAAGAGTTATTCGCCCTTTTCCTCATGCCTTGCCATTCTACCCCTTGGCGATCCCACCTAGTATACCCTGGCCTACGAGCTTACGCCCTCACTTGTGAACCACCTCTTCACACTGAGCCAAACACTCCTGAGCGAGAGAACTATCGTGATGAGGCTGATCGCTTTTACGACAACCCTATTCCATTTCTTACTTCGGAGCTGTTTGGACCAGAAAAGCCGCTTGCGGTTCCTCGCTACATCGTCGGTTTCGACGGTATCGAGCCATGGCTACAGGACTTCGTCAAGACTCCTGAGGCGCAGGCTCTCGGTCTCACACAGGTGCGCCCTGTTTGGAAGGGCTTCAATGGTTTGTTTAACGAAGATTGGCGACGCGCGGGAAAGATGATTGTGTGGGACACCGGTATTTACGATAACGCACCTCCAGTGAAGGAGCTGTAG
- a CDS encoding hypothetical protein (EggNog:ENOG41) → MAPVADRIYFPSLEQCLTGERVLLSWKLIATALSDSSGQRTTSSAVIEFLSDDYVHRLLEDPASTFAPTDEATKKVFETKTAPINIPASSDGRPDIESIKKDAEWLSKNAKINLVAALRVVVIEHQSRPARHLSGPLSSQDAKNLQEAAGLNNGQGSGLLLDLGSAAALDAEEIWTEFEKPETRQRRLFDTYLTERRFFMMSADYANSIKLYERLPTFASVDLDLAKTYRLKLPSRDDAEPLLPTYLQVLTDSMSRIESGLKAVTDERWVTEEVELDWLRTLLTEAIHALSVVFQIVDSFGDDFAPSSAVNQWFSLMEVYRFFDAVQPIHESIAPLVLPLKTLSAAVSLILLKPARSLTYLSEREEDATQADTSYDTYLLSSDVLEQVHKSILNAAEADCESASPVIFAWTLLLHRMNVSYQSRTEKRDNLLQQNARETFEAGGVIRPVARRNSAGSIFSIESSKFDGFLENATSSKDLVVVEQLASQVTSQGRVFDVVSNMATSLGPSDEGSMTPLLSARLRNVFFELLKVSYPIVGYQSEPVSSLLSILSAGRNYWDISNKENLSEKQDILASMINDDLALEFFFKQALDRYPYEFLPFITLCRTLASATSLRESDQSQMILNLLRATPTLTFVLPDYFQEYELAQEDENTNTFCLLQDIPIISLSPSWRGRRVEDDAYRIPAGTYGRFVTDTGRVVSVEYPHSTISLLGRRLEINLMKEGYQSELGMLQPEETAEVISLFATLIRMDHLNAAGEESAGTLVLSDNDILHEAKKHIDAGSGRDLLTVVCETMDYYMQVDLAESEDVVVTMLNSCVQFLDAVLPIYPSRVWSYLSRCELLSSESRAGKLTKVVGSLDLVQERLEFLLSCLRLFSNLIDTAMTSAVQRRAGIHTTSRNKSDLNPWLGTADKVLAKVSYAIAQAGVDIFENTSTWRFASDTCRSSVLREVVPILQKVIMYSYSLGDPSTSENLTSCLRPAASYVINCFVSPSTGSLRFQPLLSSLITAFTTADSTLYPRRVEMVQAQLNAVLEFSATLLRVANYLEQSSNMIETYLFKSSTLLARLCAVSDHFRKPTMWLLESLVVNAGKSSSEPPSLLGYLGPQISKSFLQLLSALGKPFELRGEVKATWKFFSAILRNRQQWMSNCLLTGQTPREAMKKDKKNTDVSSSSVFATGLAKLGKLKDLEISEALVILDFVASAQNFWPWTVFTLQKDTAYLDGLREYVRELKSSSITVKSDPVRAAFEARLAAYIAETFAMQLYHSRHLGNSGTLAKSLIGDLDYYLRDGVEVDGYNKSLHNNFARNFSNKYSECPVDDFKRSVLEPRELGKSYYYDLERADQMLRFDPGWKGRKDDGFKTEMERANTNLSLVDAQLALFHAWEFLLVELSTCMPKNDTVEKQMLQVAQQCLNANQGIPGPEHIFLKLVESRANLALVLIQRLVKSSVPVKDINQLLSTLVGTMNGVEEPWGTESISYYRTLLKALFVTLRAYQISGKKATESQDAFEGTTVTVTQTVLNILDRVVGRGFRALVSLVHDNENSVSPEDLGLLTAILQACISLPNMDQSQTQVLNIMAEHQVLHAASSLYSWADRLADQGDPIYGELSMLFLLELSTLPMVAEQMACDGILSNILSANLTKFMLKSNISPYSDSPVVQRCYGIWAKGLLPLMLNLLTALGATVAPEVAYVLNQFPHLLEASVDRFEAPGASRTQSRASPHYLTLVAISEVHSLALLTRVLAALRLNNNRDIPDVEWDSANLLENVDFWLSTKKLLKERLMPLGQREMDWRGMKPASGAYDSLLEEKAVAQLDAIRDVLSEEADN, encoded by the exons ATGGCGCCGGTGGCCGATCGCATTTACTTCCCCTCCCTAGAACAATGCCTGACTGGGGAGCGGGTACTGCT CTCTTGGAAGCTCATCGCAACTGCGCTGTCTGATAGTTCTGGCCAGAGAACTACGAGCTCTGCCGTTATCGAATTTCTGAGCGACGACTATGTTCACCGTCTTCTCGAGGACCCTGCCAGCACCTTCGCACCCACAGATGAAGCTACGAAAAAAGTCTTTGAAACAAAAACGGCCCCGATAAATATTCCCGCAAGCTCAGATGGACGACCTGATATCGAGtcgatcaagaaggatgccGAATGGCTCAGCAAGAATGCCAAAATCAACCTAGTCGCGGCGTTGCGTGTGGTCGTGATAGAACACCAGTCTCGTCCTGCGCGCCATCTCAGTGGCCCATTATCGTCTCAAGATGCGAAGAATCTGCAGGAAGCTGCCGGCCTTAACAATGGCCAGGGGTCAGGACTTCTTTTGGACCTAGGATCGGCGGCTGCGCTGGATGCTGAGGAAATCTGGACTGAATTCGAGAAGCCCGAGACGAGACAGCGACGCCTGTTCGACACCTATCTCACCGAGCGCCGTTTCTTTATGATGTCTGCGGACTATGCCAACTCGATCAAGCTTTACGAGAGGCTGCCGACCTTCGCCAGTGTTGATCTCGACCTAGCCAAGACCTACCGACTGAAGCTCCCCTCACGGGACGACGCCGAGCCCCTACTCCCGACTTACCTTCAAGTTCTCACAGACTCTATGTCCCGCATCGAATCAGGTCTAAAAGCTGTAACGGACGAGAGGTGGGTGACAGAGGAAGTCGAACTAGATTGGCTGCGAACGCTTCTAACTGAAGCCATCCATGCTTTGTCCGTCGTCTTCCAGATTGTTGACAGTTTTGGCGACGACTTTGCACCTTCAAGTGCCGTCAACCAGTGGTTTTCTTTGATGGAAGTCTACAGATTCTTTGACGCTGTTCAGCCG ATCCACGAGAGCATTGCCCCTCTAGTTTTGCCCCTGAAGACTCTTTCAGCCGCCGTGTCTCTGATACTACTCAAGCCAGCCCGCTCGTTAACCTATCTTTccgagagagaagaggatgctACTCAAGCAGATACTTCCTACGATACATATCTGCTCTCATCCGACGTCCTTGAACAGGTCCACAAGAGCATACTAAACGCTGCCGAAGCCGATTGCGAAAGCGCTTCACCCGTCATTTTTGCCTGGacacttcttcttcatcgcatGAATGTTTCCTATCAAAGTCGAACGGAGAAGCGTGATAATTTGCTACAGCAAAATGCCCGAGAAACCTTCGAGGCAGGAGGTGTGATTCGACCAGTTGCAAGACGAAACTCGGCcggcagcatcttctccatcgaATCTTCGAAATTTGACGGCTTCCTCGAGAATGCGACTTCATCCAAGGACCTTGTCGTGGTGGAACAGCTTGCATCACAAGTCACGTCTCAAGGCCGTGTCTTTGATGTCGTTTCTAATATGGCAACATCATTAGGTCCCTCAGATGAGGGCAGTATGACCCCCTTACTCAGTGCTCGCCTTCGAAATGTCTtctttgagcttctcaaggtttCATACCCCATCGTTGGCTATCAGTCCGAACCAGTAAGCTCCCTTCTTTCGATTCTGAGCGCCGGTCGAAATTACTGGGACATCTCAAACAAGGAGAACCTCTCGGAGAAGCAAGATATTCTCGCTTCCATGATTAATGACGATCTTGCACTAGAGTTCTTCTTTAAGCAAGCTCTTGACAGATACCCCTATGAATTCCTGCCGTTCATCACTCTCTGCCGAACTCTCGCCAGTGCTACTAGCCTCCGTGAGAGTGATCAGTCTCAGATGATCCTTAACCTTTTACGTGCAACACCCACACTCACATTCGTCCTTCCTGATTACTTCCAAGAGTACGAGCTCGcacaagaagatgagaacaCCAATACTTTCTGTTTGCTGCAAGATATTCCCATCATCTCGTTATCCCCTTCGtggcgaggacgacgagTCGAGGACGATGCGTACCGGATACCAGCAGGCACATATGGACGATTTGTTACGGATACAGGTCGAGTCGTCTCAGTGGAGTATCCACACTCAACTATCTCGCTCCTGGGTCGACGACTAGAAATCAACCTGATGAAGGAAGGCTATCAATCTGAGCTTGGAATGCTCCAGCCAGAAGAGACTGCCGAAGTCATCTCTCTGTTTGCGACACTCATTCGCATGGATCATCTAAACGCCGCCGGGGAGGAGTCCGCCGGCACCTTGGTGCTTTCCGACAATGATATTCTTCATGAGGCAAAGAAGCATATTGATGCCGGTAGTGGTAGAGATCTCCTGACAGTCGTCTGCGAGACAATGGACTACTACATGCAGGTTGATCTTGCGGAGAGCGAGGACGTTGTCGTCACTATGCTCAACTCTTGCGTCCAATTCCTCGATGCGGTCCTGCCTATTTACCCTAGCAGAGTGTGGTCATATCTTTCTCGATGCGAGCTTTTGAGCTCCGAGTCCAGAGCTGGTAAGCTCACCAAGGTCGTGGGAAGCCTCGATCTGGTCCAGGAGAGGCTCGAATTTTTACTATCTTGTCTCAGACTATTTTCAAACCTCATTGACACTGCAATGACTTCCGCTGTTCAGCGACGAGCTGGTATCCATACCACAAGCAGAAACAAGTCAGATCTGAACCCTTGGCTGGGCACAGCAGATAAAGTTTTAGCAAAGGTCAGCTACGCCATTGCCCAAGCAGGCGTAGACATCTTTGAGAATACGTCAACCTGGAGATTTGCGTCTGATACATGCCGCTCGTCAGTGCTCCGAGAGGTTGTACCAATCCTACAAAAGGTGATTATGTATAGCTACAGTCTTGGCGATCCTTCGACCTCTGAGAATCTGACTTCATGCCTACGACCCGCCGCCTCTTATGTTATCAACTGTTTCGTCTCGCCCTCAACTGGATCTTTGCGATTTCAACCCCTTTTATCATCCCTTATCACAGCATTTACAACCGCCGACAGTACCCTCTATCCAAGACGCGTGGAGATGGTACAGGCACAATTAAATGCAGTACTTGAATTCTCCGCAACACTACTACGCGTCGCCAATTATCTAGAGCAATCCTCTAACATGATTGAAACTTACCTGTTCAAAAGCTCCACCCTTCTTGCACGGCTGTGCGCAGTATCTGACCATTTCCGCAAGCCCACCATGTGGCTGCTTGAGTCTTTGGTTGTAAATGCTGGCAAATCCTCGAGCGAGCCCCCGTCACTGCTTGGTTACTTGGGGCCTCAGATTTCGAAGTCTTTTCTCCAACTCTTATCAGCCCTGGGTAAGCCCTTTGAACTTAGGggcgaggtcaaggccaCATGGAAGTTCTTTTCGGCTATTCTGAGGAATCGACAACAGTGGATGTCCAATTGCCTGCTTACTGGGCAGACCCCCAGGGAGGCGATGAagaaagacaaaaagaaCACGGATGTTTCTTCTAGCTCGGTATTTGCTACTGGGcttgccaagcttggcaagTTAAAGGATCTAGAAATAAGTGAGGCCCTGGTTATTCTGGACTTTGTCGCCTCGGCCCAGAACTTTTGGCCCTGGACAGTCTTCACACTCCAGAAAGACACCGCTTATCTGGATGGACTTAGAGAATATGTCCGAGAACTCAAGTCCTCCAGTATCACCGTAAAGTCTGACCCTGTCCGTGCTGCTTTTGAGGCAAGACTTGCCGCGTATATTGCGGAGACATTTGCCATGCAGCTTTACCACTCGCGGCATCTGGGCAACTCGGGTACACTGGCAAAGAGCCTTATTGGCGATCTTGACTATTACTTGCGTGAcggagttgaggttgatggttACAATAAGTCTCTTCACAACAACTTCGCCAGAAACTTCTCCAACAAGTATTCAGAGTGCCCTGTGGATGACTTCAAGCGGAGCGTCCTGGAGCCGCGGGAACTCGGCAAGAGTTACTACTATGACCTGGAACGCGCCGATCAGATGCTGCGGTTTGATCCAGGCTGGAAAGGGCGCAAGGACGATGGTTTCAAGACAGAGATGGAGCGTGCAAACACTAACTTGTCTTTAGTTGACGCTCAGCTC GCCCTTTTCCATGCCTGGGAATTTCTACTTGTAGAGCTATCAACATGCATGCCCAAGAACGACACCGTGGAAAAGCAAATGTTGCAAGTTGCCCAACAATGCCTCAATGCCAACCAAGGAATTCCAGGCCCTGAACACATCTTCTTAAAACTTGTCGAGTCCAGGGCGAACCTTGCGCTTGTGTTGATCCAGCGCCTTGTCAAATCATCAGTGCCAGTCAAGGACATCAACCAGCTTCTCTCGACCCTTGTTGGTACCATGAACGGAGTCGAGGAGCCTTGGGGCACTGAATCTATCTCGTACTACCGCACCCTTCTAAAGGCTCTGTTCGTTACTCTGCGTGCCTACCAAATCAGTGGCAAGAAAGCAACCGAATCTCAGGATGCCTTTGAGGGAACTACCGTGACAGTTACACAAACTGTGTTGAATATCCTTGACCGAGTTGTGGGCAGGGGCTTCCGCGCACTTGTCAGCCTTGTTCACGATAACGAAAATAGTGTATCGCCTGAAGATCTAGGATTGTTAACAGCCATCCTTCAAGCCTGCATAAGTCTGCCCAATATGGATCAATCTCAGACTCAAGTTCTTAACATCATGGCCGAGCATCAAGTCCTCCATGCCGCCTCGTCTCTCTACTCATGGGCAGATAGACTGGCGGACCAAGGCGACCCTATCTATGGCGAGTTGAGCATGCTATTTTTGCTTGAACTCTCAACTCTTCCTATGGTTGCTGAACAGATGGCATGTGATGGAATCTTGAGCAACATTTTATCTGCAAATCTGACCAAGTTCATGCTCAAGTCCAACATTTCTCCCTATTCAGATTCCCCTGTGGTACAACGTTGCTATGGTATCTGGGCCAAAGGACTGTTGCCGCTAATGCTGAACTTGCTCACAGCCTTGGGTGCAACTGTTGCTCCAGAGGTTGCGTACGTTCTTAATCAGTTCCCTCACCTACTTGAAGCCAGCGTGGACCGGTTTGAAGCACCTGGAGCCAGTCGTACTCAGTCTCGGGCGTCACCGCACTACCTGACCCTTGTCGCGATATCCGAGGTTCACTCTCTTGCCCTCCTCACGCGGGTGCTTGCTGCTCTTCGTTTGAATAATAACCGGGACATTCCTGACGTGGAATGGGACTCGGCAAACCTGCTAGAGAACGTCGACTTTTGGTTGAGCACAAAGAAGTTGCTAAAGGAGCGGCTCATGCCCTTAGGTCAGCGTGAAATGGACTGGCGAGGGATGAAGCCTGCGTCAGGGGCATATGATAGTCTTTTGGAGGAGAAAGCGGTGGCTCAATTAGATGCCATCAGAGATGTGTTAAGTGAAGAAGCAGATAATTGA
- the TRP1 gene encoding bifunctional tryptophan synthase trp1 (EggNog:ENOG41~MEROPS:MER0045094~BUSCO:EOG09261OLD), producing the protein MGSSDIIDHSPHQAEPSPPIPTASNLILIDNYDSFTWNIYQYLVLAGATVTVYRNDKVTVDEIIAKKPTQIIISPGPGHPETDSGVSRDIIRHFAGKVPIFGVCMGLQCIFNVYGGEVSSAGEWLHGKTSPLTHDSKGVFSGLKQGVPVTRYHSLAGTHVTLPEDLEVSSWVAKPDGSPGVIQGVRHKKYTIEGVQFHPESILTEGGRAMITNFLRMQGGTWEENTEFQKSGSANSDDSAAPKPKKNNILQRIYANRKAAVDAQKQIPSQRFEDLQVAYDLNAAPPQIPFVNRLRQSPFDVALMAEIKRGSPSKGIFALDISAPAQARKYALAGASVISVLTEPEWFKGSIEDLRAVRQVLDGMPNRPAILRKEFIFDEYQILEARLAGADTVLLIVKMLDSELLQRLYNYSLQLGMEPLVEVQNAEEMTTAVKLGSKVIGVNNRNLESFEVDLNTTGRLRSMVPESTIICALSGINTHDDVLMNKRDGVNAVLVGEAIMRAPDASVFISQLCSGTEPAAKSDVVSSLYVKICGTRSPEAARKAAESGADFVGICLVPGAKRCISHETALAISEAVHTYPSTRKYDTQVAAVDNKARDYFEAAAQRLRSPQPQLVGIFQNQPLSEVLEKQKQYDLDLVQLHGDEPIEWASLIPVPVVRCFKPGQVGIARRGYHTVPLLDSGSGSGKLLNVTNVQAVLESDPELRVFLAGGLNPDNVAESVKALGPLADRVIGVDVSSGVEEDGKQSLDKIAAFIKAAKEIR; encoded by the exons atgGGTTCCTCAGATATTATCGATCACTCGCCACACCAGGCTGAGCCCTCGCCTCCAATTCCAACGGCCTCTAACCTTATTCTTATTGACAACTACGACTCTTTCACTTGGAACATTTACCAGTATCTCGTTCTTGCGGGAGCTACAGTTACTGTCTATCGAAATGACAAGGTCACTGTGGATGAAATCATTGCCAAGAAACCCACccagatcatcatcagcccCGGTCCCGGTCACCCCGAGACTGATTCTGGTGTGAGCCGAGATATCATTAGACATTTTGCTGGCAAAGTTCCTATCTTTGGTGTCTGTATGGGCCT CCAGTGCATCTTTAATGTCTATGGTGGAGAAGTCAGTTCAGCTGGTGAATGGCTCCATGGCAAGACTTCACCACTGACCCATGATTCCAAGGGTGTGTTTTCTGGTCTCAAGCAAGGTGTCCCAGTTACTCGGTACCATTCTCTTGCAGGTACCCACGTCACTTTGCCTGAGGACCTGGAGGTTTCCTCTTGGGTGGCTAAGCCTGATGGTTCCCCCGGTGTCATTCAAGGCGTTCGTCACAAGAAGTACACCATTGAGGGTGTTCAATTCCACCCTGAGAGTATCCTAACTGAAGGTGGACGAGCTATGATCACAAACTTCCTCCGCATGCAAGGAGGTACTTGGGAGGAGAACACTGAGTTCCAGAAGTCTGGTTCTGCCAACAGTGACGACTCGGCTGcacccaagcccaagaagaacaacattCTGCAGCGAATCTACGCCAACCGAAAGGCTGCTGTGGATGCTCAGAAGCAAATTCCTTCTCAAAGATTTGAGGATCTACAAGTTGCATACGATCTCAACGCTGCCCCTCCCCAGATTCCTTTTGTCAACCGACTACGACAGTCTCCTTTCGACGTTGCCTTGATGGCTGAGATCAAGCGCGGCTCCCCCTCTAAGGGCATCTTTGCCCTAGATATTTCTGCCCCTGCACAAGCTCGAAAGTACGCTCTGGCAGGCGCCAGTGTCATTTCCGTGCTCACTGAGCCTGAGTGGTTCAAGGGCAGTATCGAGGACTTGAGAGCCGTTCGACAAGTCTTGGATGGCATGCCCAACAGACCAGCAATCCTTCGCAAGGAGTTCATCTTTGACGAGTATCAGATCCTTGAGGCACGGTTGGCTGGTGCGGATACTGTTCTGCTCATTGTCAAGATGCTTGATTCTGAGCTTCTACaaagattatataactattctCTCCAATTGGGTATGGAGCCTCTTGTTGAGGTTCAGAATGCTGAGGAAATGACGACTGCGGTTAAACTGGGCTCCAAGGTCATCGGTGTCAACAACCGTAATCTCGAGAGCTTCGAAGTTGATCTCAATACCACAGGCCGGCTACGCAGCATGGTGCCAGAAAGCACAATCATTTGCGCGCTCAGCGGTATCAACACCCATGATGACGTTTTGATGAACAAGAGGGATGGTGTCAATGCTGTTCTAGTTGGTGAGGCCATCATGAGAGCCCCCGACGCCAGTGTTTTTATCAGCCAACTATGCTCTGGAACCGAGCCCGCTGCTAAATCTGATGTCGTTTCATCATTGTACGTCAAGATTTGCGGTACTCGGAGTCCCGAGGCTGCCCGGAAGGCTGCCGAGTCAGGGGCAGACTTTGTTGGCATCTGCCTTGTTCCGGGTGCAAAGCGATGTATCTCACATGAGACTGCCCTTGCAATCTCAGAAGCAGTGCACACATATCCTAGCACTCGGAAATACGACACCCAAGTGGCAGCAGTAGACAACAAAGCCAGGGACTACTTCGAGGCTGCTGCCCAAAGACTTCGTAgccctcaacctcagctcgTTGGTATTTTCCAGAACCAGCCTCTGAGCGAGGTTttggagaagcagaagcaataCGACCTTGACCTAGTCCAGCTTCATGGCGACGAGCCAATCGAGTGGGCGAGCCTCATTCCTGTGCCCGTCGTCCGATGCTTCAAGCCTGGCCAAGTCGGGATTGCGCGTCGGGGATATCATACTGTTCCTCTTCttgactctggctctggatccggcaagcttctcaatgTCACCAACGTGCAGGCTGTTCTGGAGAGTGATCCTGAGCTTCGAGTCTTCCTTGCGGGCGGCCTCAACCCTGACAATGTGGCTGAGTCTGTCAAGGCTTTGGGTCCCCTGGCTGATCGAGtgattggtgttgatgtgagCAGTggtgtggaggaggatggaaaACAAAGCCTAGACAAGATCGCAGCTTTCATaaaggctgccaaggaaATCCGATAA